Genomic window (Daucus carota subsp. sativus chromosome 5, DH1 v3.0, whole genome shotgun sequence):
tcaataataaattttgcggcgaaatttgataaaaagaagTGGAATGAACTTCGTTTCAGAACATggacattaaatttttataaattttttgcaCAAACATGAAAAGTATAAATTATAGACATTTTCTTTAATCAACTCTAAATAAAGCATATGTTTAATTACATTTTCCTCACGttctattttaaaaatcatttatttatccGGGAATGAATCTATTCTTCCCCTATTTCAATATTCCATTCTCAGGATCATTTGTTTATCCGGAACGAACTGCAAAAGCTCAATGGAAAACGAGCCACGAGTTCAGATTATTTGGTAATTTAGAAATCAGCTGGAGTTCTTGTAGTGACGACACTTAAATTTAGCCGGATGATATCGGttcaaaaatatagaaaaataattaattatttccgTCTACTtaagaaaaatgttttttttactGATATAGCTTATAGCTTTACAAAGTgatgggacgacagaggataaacccttaaCCAGGGCTATCCGATCGTGCTCACTTAATAAAAATGTTTGGTGTAACATAATTGTGTTGGAATAGTCTCTTATTTACGAGTCCGGATCCTCTGTCCCTCTTTGTGTCTCCCTACGTGTCTCCTATTGGTCAGTTCTTTTACTTATCACGTGATCTATAATtctataattcttatttattttctcaCGGAGCTTattatataaactttttcaaatctatagaaatatatctatattatttaaatatctttttcatattgtacataatcaactaaaaatattttttacatgatataaatataatattatatagtaattttatttttatgtttatcacatgaaataattaattaatattttgaaaatttcaatattattaaatttaaaagagaaaatataCTTTATTTACATTATCTTTTCCATATAGTAcataatcaactaaaaatattttttatatgatataaatataatactatgcagtaattttgtttttatgtttttctatattaaataattaattaaaattttgtaaactttaatattattaaatttgaaagcaaaaaaaaaaacttttttatgacttaaattatattaaaaaattgagatgttatttatataatatttaatctgataaaattaaattggTATATGAAGGAAATTCACTGgtacatttttttttgataaaccaAACTATATATCATGGAGTTAATATTTAATGCAACAAAAAAAGATGATTgagaatttataaaattgaagtctgcattgagaaaaaaaaaattatgcctGCAGTTAAAAAAGATTTTATCTCAGAGTTCACAGAAAGTAACTCAGTTGAAtacttgtaatttatttgtattctgCAATAACAAGAGAGAGATCACgtgagaaataaaaaaattaaccaaTAAAAAAGAGGGAACACATAGAGAGACGGGATACAGGATCCCGACTCATACAACCCCGGTTAAAACTCAGTACATCAAtaatcattatgtacaaattttcatttgtttcatttctctttttaaaacaattttttgaatGCTTTCTCAAAAAATATCTTTATGTTTAACTACCACACATACATTTATCAATCAGGAGTAGATAAGAAAACCAAATACTCAACTGGTTTTTCTAAGATACCTAATTTTTTGAGACATATATAAAGAAGACCGAGGAGTATTATTTACTTAATtagaagaaaacaaaagaataaatactatttaattcaaaaatatcattcaagaactttaactaaaattcatgtgttttgttatattattttatagattgtttatattaattgatgattttaataaaatatatttatcatataatattacgCATTCATATTATTATTGGTCATGAAATTTGAACACTTTGGATATTATGAATATCAATAAAGggtcttttttttataatttttattcactATTTAACACGTATTTAAAGATATATTCTCCCGTTTCTCTTATTTTTTGAGTTTTGTTAcagtttgacacgcattttatgctatatatagaatataatttcataatttatttttaatttttttcataagaaaatataagtaccaaatatttattttaaatttttcataataacttataaacttatatttaatattagtatTAAGAACTGGAACAGTCCTCAATATTTCATATTTCCTTTGTCTCAGCATAAAAAGTCATTTGACAAATGGAGAAGAAAACCGAACCTGGCGGGTTCGCGTCTTATCGCAGGTTTGCGTCTTAATCAGCTAGCCAGTGTTCGCAGGTTCGCGTCTTAATCCCTCGTAGGTTTGCGTCTTATCAGCTAGCCAGTGTTGAAGGAAGACTGAAGTAAGACTTGCTTGCAGGCGGCCCAGAGAATTCAGCAAAATATCGCCTAGCTGGTGGTTGGTGAATAGTGAGTGATGGTGAACTGCTGAGTTGATTGCACCTGTCTGTTTCATGTATGCAACAAATTCTATTTTGAATTATCTCCCTCATATTTATCCCAAAGCCgggtaaaatatgatttatcagTGACCACCCGACCATGTATATATGAGCATCAGCTCGGCTGAGTTCAAAACCGGATTAAATCGAACCGAATAGAtcgaatatcaaaattttatttttttttggaccGAAAGTTTATTATAGGTCAAATCAGACTTTAACTGAAATATTTCGGTTCGATTCATTTCaaaataaacagaaaaaaatgcaaaattattttataaataaagctaaAGTTCATAAAtcttctaaaaattatataaattaatcaaaaccacttcaactaattaaatttataaattaaatattataaatatagcaTATAAgatatttatgatataaatataaaactatattttatattatttcggttattctatttatttattcttgacgaaatattttttttattaatcagaTCGAACTGAATTTTCCATTGATTAATTCAATCCAAATCAAGTAGACCAAATTTTAAGAGTTAGAACCGAACAAAATTTCGCACACCGTTTTTAATTCCAGTTCAGTTTCGCTGGCCCGCGCATACACCGGACATAGGAGATGCTAACTCCTAAAACAGAAATTCAGAAAACAAAATCCAAATTGTCTTGGTGGTAGTCAGATATTCCACTGGCCAGTGTCCAAGGAAGACTAAGTAGTCAGATACTCCACTGGCCAGTGTCGAAGGAAGATCAAGGTGGTGTTTGGTCACCgcttttaagccgacttctggacttataagttagaaacatttatttcgtatcgtttgtgtaataagtgaagaagcatttataaaaagctgagaatgatagtttttgtttcatgacttctgcttatttcccaaacactttaatcacttataagtctcaaCTTggttctaacttctatttcacttatttattttaaataaaaagcacttattttaagctcagccgAACAGTCCCTAAGTAAGTACGGTAATTGCTTGCAGCTGGCGGCCGAGATAATTCAGCAAAATATCGCCTAACCGCTGGTGGTGAGTGGTGGTGACTTGCTGAGCCGATAGGAGTCTAGCTATTTTATAAGGCATCTCCAATCATCGAAAATctttagctaaaaggtgagttggattactaaaaataaaatattttagtcaaCAACTCGAAAAATTCAACCCCAACCATAtccagctgttgtctataaatttagccaacctcctatggatagctaaatttgtcgaatctcTACAGTTCTGTAAGAAATccgtaggaagattgcacatcatttattaccgcactgaactgatatattctattttaacgatctaaaatattaataacatactatttttaaattatagtcaaccaatatagccaatactattgaagcaaaatgtcttacaggttcagcaaattttacaccCATTTAGCCAACAATTTTAGCTAACGCAGTTGGAGATACTCTAAGAGATGATAGTATTTCGTTTCggaatatttcaaaattaaaataatatcttgacaataatttttatacttGTGAATCACTACATCGCTAATtttaaactcatatatatatatatataatatacttttttgaataatagttatatatataatatactcttttctgaataatagtAAAATAAAATGGAATCTATCTACAGGCTGTACCAAAATCTACGTCGGAAATGGTTCAACAGTACTACGAGTAGTTATATCAAGagctatttattaaaaaaccCAGCCAACATGTCATGATTTATTTGTCgaaaaattattaattcctTTTTACTCAAACAATTTCAACAAACTTTCCTAAAATTTATAGAAAACATTAACCAGAGTTATCATACTCAAATAGACTGACCATGATATATCAACcaatatcttttatatgtgagcaggattaaaattaatcaaaagttgatagaaaatattgaaattttctgtttttttgatACTTTAGGTGTAAGATCTAATATAAGTAATTAAGTTCAACTTATAATTTTAAGAGTAAATGATAAAGTCGTGGCGgttgttttccaaattttacaagatgGTGGCTGGATTTTAAAAACTACATAATGGTAGCCGAAATTTATAACTTCCGTCTTTTAATAAAGTGACGGCCGTGAACCTCCGTTAATTTTGCCCCCGTTaactccaaaaataaaaaaaaaatgacaaagTGATGGTGGCAGTAGTTTTTCAAATTTCACAAAATGTTGCTGGATTTCTATCATTTTGTCGTttactcttcttttttttttttttgagttaacGGAAGAACCTAGAATCACCTACCTTGGGAGTTTGAGGATGGTCGAGGAGGACCATGTGGAGGAACCAAGGAAGGCCAAGGAGGCCAAGCATGAAGCGAAGGGCGGTGCACCTAAGGGAAGTCCTAGATCTCCCAGGGGAAACGGAGCTAAGGACAAGGGGCGTGTGTCGCCAAGTAAAAGTGAGCAACGTGGGGGCGTTGCAAAGCGGGAGTCACCTCGAGTATCACCAAGCAAGGCCGAGGGTCGGCACAAGGAGGTGAAGGAGATACTTGAAGAGCGGCTCGTGAAATTAAAAGGTTTGGAGCCAAGTAGACAATACTTGGTACGATGGAGAGGTGCGGCACCAAGCAAGGTTACGTGGGAGTTAGAGTCAAGCTTGGACCACCACCATGAGGCGTTGGAACGCTATTGGGAGGCGACGACGTCGACGAGGACGTCGATAGATTCGGTGGGGGAGAGTGTCACACCCCGACAAAATTCAACCTCTACGAGTGCGGAACATTCTAGAGAAGGCCGGAAGGGTCCGGAATAATCTAGAATGGTGAAGAACTTGGAGGAATTCTCTAGAAGACGCCCGGAGTCTAAGAAGAGTCTAGAAGATGGCGGAACCTTGTGGAGCTTGGTGGAGTCTTCCGGAACCTTCAAGAAGCTTGGGAGTTTCTAGAGCTTTCCTAGGTAGTACTTGTATATTCAAGAAATGATAGGTAGTACTGATAAGGGATGCATGGATTCTCGAGAAGAGAGGAGCCATGGCGGTAATTATAGCAAAAACCCACAACATAGCAAACCTTTATCTATAATTGTAGCCATCCTCCAATGAaggactatatttgtcgaatcacTACACATGTGTAATGATTTCCACGTCATCTCctgcaatttattttcctctttcccgctgattacatattatttattatcatattaaactgatatattctatttatgtaacaatctaaatattaataatatattatttttaaattataatttaaaaatatgattgaagcataatgtcttacaggttcaacaaattttacataatgtcttacagatccaatttagACAACAATTATAGTTAAcgttattggagatgctcttacaaacTCGTACCTAAATAAGTTTCTCGAAGAAATAcatattattatcaaatttcACACAAAAAGGAAAATAACTGACTAAACTAACTCCAACGCCACAGATTTTCATTTACTTGACCAGTTAGCTAGCTAGCCAGTGTTGAAGGAAGACTACGGTAATTAACAAAAAGTTAGGCATGGGTGAGTTCAAGTGAGGCAAGAATGAGGCCCATTTATGTGGAATCTTTATAGTCTATACTTTGTCCTAGACCATGATGCATTTGGTTGAGCTTAACTTATTTAACTTAACCTGACTTGGCTTTTAAAACGTTTGTCTAGATAATTTTGTCTTATCAATGAtgtatgaattattaataataatataataaatataaaagtgatttatgagtatCTTATGACAtaggagtaatttttatcaatttttttttgttataaaatttacTTAAAATAGTACCTCAAGTTGCTGTTTAGAAAAGTTGTttttgctgtctgcaacagcaaccccaaacagtacctaaatCCATTTCTTGTTTATTTTTGCCTTTAGGCCgacttttcatttatttattacacTAACAGACCAACATGCTCTATATTTCCTTAATTGTTACTCTTGTTAATTGTAGAATCTGTTGCAACGAAGGAAAATGAGAATTTATCAGCATGTCGGGGAAAATAACTACTGTAAATAAAATCTACAACGCATACACCGCATACAAAAGATGCTAAATACTAAAACCGAAATCCGGAAAACAAATTCAAATTTGTCTGTGTCGAAGGAACACTAGAATAATAATTGCTTGCAGGCGGCTGAGACAATTTAGCAAATAGTATCGCGTAACTCCTGGTTGGTGAGTGGTGAACTGCTGAGAAGACCCGagtctaaaataaaaaatatcaatgatATTGCATTTTCAGTAAactttgaaattatatatatatatatatatatatatatataggcatgtgctcaaatgagaacccatTTTAAAATGAGAACTAAGATCCAATCCAATcccttaattttatattcatccTTTTAATCCCAGCCTTTTATTCCCCTAACTTCTCACTGTCCCTAACATCATTTCCTAGCGATGATTTCTCTGTGCAatacaacatatatacatacatctctctctctctctccttctctctcgcTCTCCTGCTTGCTCCCTCACATGTTCATATAATTTCTTCACTGCTGCCAGATCTAAATTACATCGTTTCTTCGCGGAGATTGAAACTACGACCAGGAGCACCACCGCTCCGGTGAGGTACCGTACCATCGTGTCTCGTCGCCAGTGAGAAATTTGATCGGAGAAGAGGATAGAGAAGAAGAATATCCTGTTGCTAGAGAAGAAGATAGATAGGTGTGTGTATGTAgaggtgtgtgtatatatttgcaGAGACTTCGatgattttgtttattaatttataaggaTTAAATTATATCTACGGTAAAATATATCGAGATTCGagattgaatatatatttgtcaATTGTGCTTCTGAGATTATtcatgtaatttaaaattttaaataaagtgGGTGTTGAAAATCACTTTGTTGTAAGTCAATGTATGCAACTTTGTGCAGAGTAATTAAAGATGAAGACCAGATGGAAACGCTAAAGCTGGCCATGATCTAAAGTTTAACCCTtgaataatcatatatatatatatatatcttgataattttaaaatattttttgtgttggataaatgaaaattaagttaaaatagaattaattttggaggttcaaatttatgttaaGATACTGTTAAACATTTATAAACaaacctgacaaaaaaaaacatatatgaaAAAACCGTGGTAAATGAAAAGAATTATCTTATCGCAAATAAGAATAGaagaaaattcatatttaatttatccGACATGAGCTGTTGTTGAGAAGGTAAAGATGAGcttaaacttttttttgataaaaagaaatcaattcattaataaaaaGTCACACGGCATCTACAAATACAATCAAAATTGGACGGACGCGAAAGAATATCGCGGTTGAATCCTTACTAGCTTCTTGGAGATGCAACTAAGCGATTcgaagatgatttgaatatacacacttgtttctATATAATTGGTTTTCATCTGACTGTTATGAACAATCGATCATAGATGCGATCAcataataaccttcaaatcTAAACCCATAAAAATCATGCCGATGGATAACCTCGGTCGTgaagaacatcaaaacacaccaaaataaaacaaaccaactctcacaagaagTGGCTAACAAAACCTAAATCCAATTAgaaataagatttcaaaacaagaaaatagaaaaaaggaATAGGGTTTTTCACATATGAGAACCGATGAAAGCCCCCTCAAAAATCTTTAATGGAGGTTAGGGTGCTGAGAGAGTTATTGAGAGTACTGAGAAGGttaaacttataattattaaaataatttatttgaatggaaaataataataaaatgtataGCAAGAGAAGTGAGAACAATATGAatgattaatattaattttacgtACTCTATTTATATGTTGAAAGATTTCTAAGACTCTACCACACCACACTAGCCAGCTCCACCTTTTACAAAGCTCCCGTGCACCTCTCttccaaagaaaaaaaaaacttaaacacAAAGCAAATTCAATGGGTGGGATCAGTACTGGTCGATCAGAAGATGAAGAAGCTTGCTTGCTAGCCATGCAATTAGCAACTGCCACAGTactgcccatgattctgaaatcagCAATTGAGCTTGACATATTAAACACCATGGCCAAAGCTGGCCCTGGAAACTATTTAACTCCTTCTGAGCTAGCCTCTAAGCTCCCCAGGTCCAACCCTGATGCCCCAGCTATGGTTCAACGCATCCTCCAAGTCCTGGCTACCTACAAGGTTCTTGGTTGTAAGCCTAATGATCGTTCCAATGGTGAAGCTGAGTGGCTCTATTGCTGGACACCCGTGTGCAAGTTCCTGTCCAATAATGAAGACGGTGGTTCTATGGCACCTCTTTTGCTTGTCAACACCGACAAAGTGGTGATCGACAGCTGGTAACATAGATTTTAATTTACTCCATCGGTagcatatgtatatgtgtgtgtgtgtctatatatataattctgataaacatgttaattacataaattttaatatttctgaTAATGGTCCGTGCATGCGCAGGTACCATGTAACAGACGCAGTTCTTGATGGTGGAATTGCATTCAACAAAGCCTATGGGATGAGTATATTTGATTATAACAGCCGAGAGCCTCGATTCAGCAAAGTCTTTAACCAGTGCATGACTGGTCATTCTAATATAACCTTGAAGAAGATACTCGAGACTTACAATGGTTTCCAAGGTCTTTCATCCATAGTTGATGTCGGCGGTGGCTCTGGTGCTACCCTTAATATGATCGTTTCCAAGTACCCTGCTATCAAAGGAATTAACTTCGACCTACCTCACGTTGTCCGAGACTCACCCTCTATTCCTGGTATGAAATTGTAACTTGAGGAAACTAGATTTGCTTCTGATTTTCTTTTTGGTATGTttcaaatatttcattttcttgaCAGGCGTGGAACATGTGGGAGGAGACATGTTTACAAGCGTGCCGAAAGGAGATGCCATATTCTTGAAGgttgtaaatttattaattgtttAGAGTATTTTATATGGCCGAAGTGATTTTGAGTCGACCCATCTAAATACTTTGAAAGTTGGTCTATCTATTTATTCCACAGTGGATGAGTTGACTAAATATCACTCCATCTACAAGTACAGATGTACGTAGCAGTAGGTCATCCATTTGTTTAGTACTATTCTGGTAGTTACATTACCTCAttgacttttttaaaatttgtagtgGGTATGTCATAATTGGAATGATGAAGATTGCCTGAGGATCTTGAAAAACTGCCACCAAGCTCTGGCAGAAAATAAGAAGCTGATCATAGCAGAATTCATTCTTCCTGAGGTGCCCGGGGGAAGCGACGATGCAACCAAGGGTGTGGTTCATATGGATGCTATAATGATGGCACATATTCCGGGTGGAAAAGAGAGGTCGGAGAAAGAGTTTGAGGCCTTGGCTACTCAAGCGGGATTTAAAAGTTTTAGCATGGTGtgctgtgctttcaatacttgGATTATGGAACTTACCAAGTAGAGCTACAGCTAGCACTGTGTTTCCAAGTGTTCTATATATGTATGTAGCTTCTGTTTTGAAGTTGCAGTTAGACATGTACAATAAGGGCGGCAATCCCATGTCTGTATTAATGCACCCTACGTG
Coding sequences:
- the LOC135152595 gene encoding bergaptol O-methyltransferase-like; this encodes MGGISTGRSEDEEACLLAMQLATATVLPMILKSAIELDILNTMAKAGPGNYLTPSELASKLPRSNPDAPAMVQRILQVLATYKVLGCKPNDRSNGEAEWLYCWTPVCKFLSNNEDGGSMAPLLLVNTDKVVIDSWYHVTDAVLDGGIAFNKAYGMSIFDYNSREPRFSKVFNQCMTGHSNITLKKILETYNGFQGLSSIVDVGGGSGATLNMIVSKYPAIKGINFDLPHVVRDSPSIPGVEHVGGDMFTSVPKGDAIFLKWVCHNWNDEDCLRILKNCHQALAENKKLIIAEFILPEVPGGSDDATKGVVHMDAIMMAHIPGGKERSEKEFEALATQAGFKSFSMVCCAFNTWIMELTK